The proteins below come from a single Gordonia pseudamarae genomic window:
- a CDS encoding type III polyketide synthase — translation MTIDNPLSVDQARRTAGHPVRPASMPPAPSTAVAIIEGIATGAPERVFDQDAAALDVASMFDDDENRERIARIYRKTRITSRHLAVDPLGPGFAEFSKRPATIRERMNLYLELAAPLAIDVARRATAGVSSVDDIGMLVFVTSTGFVAPGVDVAVLRALDLPVTTNRVVVNFMGCAAAMNGIRSASDYVRAHPDRKALVICLELSSVNAVFSEDPFAIITHSLFGDGCGAVVIGACGVGTEQPAGTVVVRESFSHLFDGAEDGIVLGVNDDGITCELSPELPDYIVRGVDPVIVDMLARNGLGKSDIDLWAVHPGGPKILESSIASLALPADSCDPSWEVLAEYGNMLSVSLIFVLERMIAQALAPDSGREISTGVAFSFAPGVTLEGMLFDIVGR, via the coding sequence ATGACCATTGACAACCCCCTATCCGTCGATCAGGCCCGCCGCACGGCCGGGCATCCAGTGCGGCCGGCGTCGATGCCACCGGCCCCGTCCACGGCGGTGGCGATCATCGAAGGCATCGCCACCGGTGCGCCGGAGCGGGTGTTCGACCAGGATGCCGCGGCTCTCGATGTGGCGTCGATGTTCGACGACGACGAGAACCGCGAGCGGATCGCCCGCATCTACCGCAAGACCAGGATCACCAGTCGTCACCTCGCGGTCGATCCGCTCGGTCCGGGGTTCGCGGAGTTCTCCAAGCGTCCGGCCACCATCCGGGAACGGATGAACCTGTACCTGGAACTGGCCGCGCCGCTGGCGATCGACGTCGCCCGCCGCGCCACCGCCGGGGTGAGCAGTGTCGACGACATCGGGATGCTGGTGTTCGTCACCAGCACCGGGTTCGTCGCGCCCGGCGTCGACGTGGCGGTGCTGCGGGCACTGGACCTGCCGGTCACCACCAACCGTGTGGTGGTCAACTTCATGGGTTGCGCGGCGGCGATGAACGGTATCCGTTCGGCATCGGATTACGTTCGCGCACATCCTGATCGCAAGGCGCTGGTGATCTGTCTCGAACTCAGTTCGGTCAACGCCGTCTTCAGCGAGGACCCGTTCGCGATCATCACCCACAGCCTGTTCGGCGACGGCTGCGGCGCCGTCGTCATCGGCGCGTGCGGTGTCGGAACCGAGCAGCCCGCCGGCACCGTCGTGGTCCGCGAAAGCTTCAGCCACCTGTTCGACGGCGCCGAGGACGGCATCGTGCTCGGCGTCAACGACGACGGCATCACCTGCGAGCTGTCGCCGGAGTTGCCCGACTACATCGTGCGCGGCGTCGACCCGGTGATCGTGGACATGCTGGCGCGCAACGGACTCGGCAAGTCCGACATCGATCTGTGGGCGGTGCATCCGGGCGGGCCCAAGATCCTCGAATCGTCGATCGCGTCGCTGGCCCTGCCGGCCGACAGCTGCGATCCGAGCTGGGAGGTGCTCGCCGAGTACGGCAATATGCTCAGCGTCTCACTGATATTCGTGCTCGAACGGATGATCGCGCAGGCGCTCGCCCCCGACTCCGGTCGCGAGATCTCGACCGGGGTGGCGTTCTCCTTCGCGCCGGGTGTCACGCTCGAGGGCATGCTGTTCGACATCGTGGGGCGGTAA
- a CDS encoding ATP-binding cassette domain-containing protein, which produces MALLRFLVSVSWRGIAFAVVAGLIGGAANAFLVTQINSVISPKPDVHGNWVTFAATALVVLITGLASQVILTRLAQDAIYRLRASLGSGVIAAPLEHLERLGAHRLMATLTEDVRTLSQAVAAIPSVCIDAATIVGCLTYLAIISPTIFAVQVGATLLSILCVELLATRVRELYRQARETDDELLRSFGSVTHGIKELKMHRDRRIDFMNRHLLGSARELRDKNVTAGIRFSYAQGLGQLTQLATMALILFGLAAAMKLPLEQMIGYVLVTTFLSMPMQNIMHRIPDLLRGDVALKKIRMMELSMETPHDETALGGGDRLPVTAARIELADVNYSYLGDQLPAAPMGPPPGPRGAGGPDQRDPERAEHPRPEHPRPGHTGPDGRGLPHMPPPGMPPQVSGAGERAGFHLGPMNLVLQPGQVTFVVGGNGSGKSTLAKLLSGLYLPQSGTMSLNGEPIGHHNIEWFRHATSAIFTDFHLFEDFFGYLRPGIDDEVNRLLQQLQIAHKVSVHDGKLSSIALSQGQRKRLALVTALLEDRPVYLFDEWAADQEPQFRETFYHEILAELRRRGKTVIVITHDDRYFHLADQLVKLDFGSQETPVPEAASYAR; this is translated from the coding sequence ATGGCTCTGCTGCGCTTTCTGGTATCGGTGTCCTGGCGGGGCATCGCCTTCGCGGTCGTCGCCGGGCTGATCGGTGGCGCGGCCAATGCGTTTCTCGTCACCCAGATCAACTCCGTGATCTCGCCCAAGCCGGACGTGCACGGCAACTGGGTCACCTTCGCCGCCACCGCGCTGGTCGTGCTCATCACCGGGCTCGCCTCCCAGGTCATCCTCACGCGCCTGGCTCAGGACGCCATCTACCGGCTGCGTGCCTCGCTCGGGTCGGGCGTCATCGCCGCACCTCTGGAACACCTCGAACGTCTCGGTGCGCACCGGCTGATGGCCACCCTCACCGAGGACGTGCGCACACTGTCGCAGGCGGTGGCGGCGATCCCGAGCGTGTGCATCGACGCAGCCACGATCGTCGGCTGCCTCACCTATCTGGCGATCATCTCGCCCACGATCTTCGCGGTGCAGGTCGGCGCGACATTGCTGTCGATCCTGTGTGTCGAACTGCTCGCCACCCGGGTGCGTGAGCTGTACCGGCAGGCCCGCGAGACCGACGACGAGCTGTTGCGCTCCTTCGGTTCGGTCACGCACGGCATCAAAGAACTCAAGATGCACCGCGACCGGCGCATCGACTTCATGAACCGGCATCTGCTGGGTTCGGCACGCGAACTGCGCGACAAGAACGTCACCGCGGGTATCCGGTTCTCGTACGCGCAGGGGCTGGGCCAGCTGACCCAGCTGGCGACGATGGCCCTGATCCTGTTCGGTCTGGCCGCGGCGATGAAGCTGCCGCTGGAACAGATGATCGGTTACGTGCTGGTCACCACATTCCTGTCGATGCCGATGCAGAACATCATGCATCGCATCCCGGATCTGCTGCGCGGCGACGTGGCGCTCAAGAAGATCCGCATGATGGAACTGTCGATGGAGACCCCGCACGACGAAACGGCGCTGGGCGGTGGCGATCGTCTGCCGGTCACCGCAGCCCGCATCGAGTTGGCCGACGTCAACTACTCCTACCTCGGCGACCAACTGCCGGCCGCCCCGATGGGTCCACCACCGGGTCCCCGTGGGGCCGGTGGCCCGGATCAGCGCGATCCGGAGCGGGCCGAACATCCGCGACCCGAACATCCGCGACCCGGACATACCGGACCGGATGGGCGTGGCCTGCCGCATATGCCCCCACCGGGGATGCCGCCCCAGGTATCGGGAGCGGGCGAGCGGGCGGGTTTCCACCTCGGCCCGATGAATCTGGTGCTCCAGCCCGGCCAGGTGACGTTCGTCGTCGGCGGCAACGGCAGCGGTAAGTCGACTCTGGCCAAGCTGCTGTCGGGGCTGTATCTGCCGCAGTCGGGCACCATGTCGCTGAACGGTGAACCGATCGGCCACCACAACATCGAGTGGTTCCGGCACGCCACGTCGGCCATCTTCACCGACTTCCACCTGTTCGAGGACTTCTTCGGGTACCTGCGGCCCGGCATCGACGACGAGGTGAACCGGCTGCTGCAACAGCTGCAGATCGCGCACAAGGTGAGCGTCCACGACGGCAAACTGTCCTCGATCGCCCTGTCCCAGGGACAACGCAAACGTCTGGCCCTGGTCACCGCGCTCCTGGAGGATCGTCCGGTGTACCTGTTCGACGAGTGGGCCGCCGATCAGGAGCCGCAGTTCCGCGAGACGTTCTACCACGAGATCCTCGCCGAGCTGCGCCGCCGCGGCAAGACGGTCATCGTCATCACCCACGACGACCGCTACTTCCACCTCGCCGACCAACTGGTCAAACTCGACTTCGGCAGCCAGGAGACACCGGTACCCGAGGCCGCCTCCTATGCGCGCTGA
- a CDS encoding VOC family protein, with protein MTPAQNVTTGVTGAHTTDGLPHGATSLTPFLAIKGAAEAIDFYRNVFGARLVDRTEIGGRVVHADLDFGTGRLQLGEPSQEYGLVPAPAGEGDCYSLGLYRPNVDDVVAKAVAAGATVREAPSTFVSGDRFASIRDPFGVRWSVMTRVEDLSEAESVRRVAEWAATQQ; from the coding sequence ATGACACCAGCGCAGAATGTGACGACCGGCGTGACCGGAGCGCACACCACCGACGGCCTCCCGCACGGCGCGACCAGCCTCACCCCGTTCCTCGCGATCAAGGGTGCTGCCGAGGCGATCGATTTCTATCGGAACGTCTTCGGCGCAAGGCTTGTCGACAGGACTGAGATCGGCGGACGGGTGGTGCACGCCGACCTCGATTTCGGCACCGGGCGCCTGCAACTCGGTGAACCGAGCCAGGAGTACGGACTGGTCCCGGCACCGGCGGGTGAGGGTGACTGCTATTCGCTGGGCCTGTACCGCCCGAATGTCGACGATGTGGTGGCCAAGGCGGTCGCGGCCGGCGCAACGGTCCGTGAGGCCCCGTCGACCTTCGTCTCCGGGGACCGCTTCGCCTCCATCCGTGATCCGTTCGGCGTCCGCTGGTCGGTGATGACCCGCGTCGAGGATCTGTCGGAGGCGGAATCGGTCCGCCGGGTCGCCGAGTGGGCAGCCACCCAGCAGTAG
- a CDS encoding fatty acid desaturase, which yields MAHTESGTDVQTAVLVNRASEPRDAAADQRPDRDDPAQVVAGGGSGAATAEPVSGDVEGDRRPPGSQPPADGEATEVLRHPDLGRLPGIEGGPQLADVWVYKGRAYDLSDWISKHPGGEFFIGRSKNRDITSIIGSYHANVEAVERMLEKYALDRDAVIEDVHPKNNAPDFLFTERFDSWRDTPKYDFGRRDDLLHAIKKRLRGKDIQTRLKKLDRWFNVVAAMLFIAYFAVQGLRLYDTSWMPLPVFVIVMVMLRSSLAGFGHYAIHRAQKGATKVLVNAFDMNYVALSFVTADGHALLHHPHTQSDVDIKKNVFTFMMDLPRWYRIPIHTIHKFGHTVTGMTIRLIDVCKLTKKVGISQMYGSTRGGLPHFVGAFGMRLLLLAEMIAFIVAGDFWAWFLQFVVTLWLSTFLVVASHDFEMDTDEVEVDTDDWAINQLQQAYDLKITGNRYVDCFLSAGLSSHRVHHALPYQRSGFANIWCEDIVAEEAARFGVEWLPAKSFIADRFPKQVVTYLGAKSRTAQENDWGFFREHFSPTMLKTCAEYTVKGFTGVGTV from the coding sequence ATGGCCCACACGGAAAGTGGCACGGATGTGCAGACTGCGGTGTTGGTGAATCGCGCGTCCGAGCCGCGCGATGCGGCCGCCGATCAAAGGCCCGACCGTGATGATCCGGCCCAGGTCGTGGCCGGGGGCGGATCGGGCGCGGCGACCGCGGAGCCGGTCTCCGGCGACGTCGAGGGCGACCGCCGGCCTCCGGGGTCGCAGCCGCCGGCCGATGGTGAGGCGACCGAAGTACTCCGTCACCCCGACCTGGGCCGATTGCCCGGTATCGAGGGCGGGCCGCAGCTCGCCGATGTGTGGGTGTACAAGGGTCGTGCCTACGATCTGAGCGATTGGATCTCCAAGCATCCCGGCGGTGAGTTCTTCATCGGCCGCAGCAAGAACCGTGACATCACCTCGATCATCGGCTCCTATCACGCCAATGTCGAAGCGGTGGAGCGCATGCTGGAGAAGTACGCGCTCGACCGGGATGCGGTGATAGAGGATGTGCATCCCAAGAACAACGCCCCGGACTTTCTGTTCACCGAGCGTTTCGACAGCTGGCGCGACACCCCGAAGTACGACTTCGGTCGGCGCGACGATCTGCTGCACGCCATCAAGAAGAGGTTGCGCGGCAAGGATATCCAGACACGGCTGAAGAAGCTCGACCGCTGGTTCAACGTCGTGGCCGCGATGCTGTTCATCGCCTATTTCGCGGTGCAGGGCCTGCGACTGTATGACACCTCGTGGATGCCGTTGCCCGTATTCGTGATCGTGATGGTGATGCTGCGCAGCTCGCTCGCCGGGTTCGGGCATTACGCCATTCACCGGGCGCAGAAGGGTGCCACCAAGGTCCTGGTCAACGCCTTCGACATGAATTACGTGGCGTTGTCGTTCGTCACCGCCGACGGGCACGCGTTGCTGCATCATCCGCATACGCAAAGCGATGTGGACATCAAGAAGAACGTTTTCACCTTCATGATGGACCTGCCTCGTTGGTACCGGATTCCGATTCACACGATTCACAAATTCGGACACACCGTCACCGGTATGACGATCCGGCTGATCGACGTCTGCAAGCTCACCAAGAAGGTGGGGATCTCGCAGATGTACGGCTCCACGCGGGGCGGCCTGCCGCATTTCGTCGGAGCCTTCGGCATGCGTCTGCTGTTGCTCGCCGAGATGATCGCCTTCATCGTCGCCGGTGATTTCTGGGCGTGGTTCCTGCAGTTCGTGGTGACGCTCTGGCTCAGCACCTTCCTCGTTGTGGCCAGCCATGATTTCGAGATGGACACCGACGAGGTAGAGGTCGACACCGACGACTGGGCGATCAATCAGCTCCAGCAGGCCTACGACCTCAAGATCACCGGCAACCGCTATGTCGATTGCTTCTTGTCGGCGGGTCTGAGCTCGCATCGGGTTCACCATGCGCTGCCGTATCAGCGCAGCGGATTCGCCAATATCTGGTGCGAGGACATAGTCGCCGAGGAGGCGGCCAGGTTCGGTGTCGAATGGTTGCCCGCCAAATCGTTCATCGCCGATCGCTTCCCCAAGCAGGTCGTCACCTATCTCGGCGCCAAGTCGCGCACCGCGCAGGAAAACGACTGGGGCTTCTTCCGCGAACACTTTTCGCCGACGATGCTCAAAACCTGCGCCGAGTACACGGTGAAGGGCTTCACCGGCGTCGGGACCGTCTAG
- a CDS encoding FadD3 family acyl-CoA ligase has product MPSLAHPLPADSSGTTPQALRRAARTWPEATAIIDDQQGGESALSWAGLHDAVRTFAAALVASGIAAGDRVAIWAPNSHHWPVAALGIHHAGAVLIPLNTRYTTGEAVEIIERSGSAAVVVSGEFLGADHCAELLDNHRDSLPQHIIHVPVTTGSTVPDGAVGWTHFLDRATPDSIEEAERRADAVTPDDLSDIMFTSGTTGKSKGVMATHRQTLAGSHAWGTNGGLNPDDRYLMVNPYFHTFGYKAGILPSVLFGVTMLPLAVYSPTAAMTMVSRHRATVFPGAPTIFQTILDAPDRPDHDLSSLRLVVTGAAIVPVVLIERIAAELGVDTVITAYGLTECSGFVSTCTAADDAVTVATTCGRAFAGMEIALSEQREVLARGDMVMVGYLDDPDATAATIDADGWLHTGDIGTIDPRGNLTITDRLKDMYICGGFNVYPAEVEQVLARYDGVTESAVIGVPDQRLGEVGKAFLTVRDGAAVDEEAVIAHCRAHLANFKVPRSVEIVDNFPRNAAGKILKRELG; this is encoded by the coding sequence ATGCCGAGCCTTGCCCACCCACTCCCCGCCGACTCCTCGGGGACCACCCCGCAGGCGCTGCGCCGAGCAGCTCGGACCTGGCCCGAGGCCACCGCCATCATCGACGACCAGCAGGGCGGCGAGTCGGCACTGAGCTGGGCCGGACTCCACGACGCCGTACGTACCTTCGCCGCAGCACTCGTCGCATCCGGTATCGCGGCCGGTGACCGCGTGGCCATCTGGGCACCCAACAGCCATCACTGGCCCGTCGCCGCTCTCGGCATCCACCACGCGGGGGCCGTGCTGATCCCGCTGAACACCCGGTACACGACCGGCGAGGCCGTCGAGATCATCGAACGCTCGGGCTCGGCAGCGGTGGTGGTCTCCGGCGAGTTCCTGGGCGCCGACCACTGTGCCGAACTCCTGGACAACCATCGAGACAGTTTGCCGCAACACATTATTCACGTTCCGGTAACCACGGGGTCGACGGTTCCCGACGGGGCCGTCGGCTGGACTCACTTTCTCGACCGGGCCACCCCCGACTCCATCGAGGAGGCCGAGCGCCGCGCCGACGCGGTGACCCCCGACGACCTGTCGGACATCATGTTCACCTCGGGTACCACCGGAAAATCCAAGGGTGTCATGGCAACCCATCGCCAGACCCTCGCCGGGTCACACGCCTGGGGCACCAACGGCGGTCTGAATCCCGACGACCGCTACCTGATGGTCAACCCGTACTTCCACACGTTCGGATACAAGGCCGGCATCCTGCCCAGCGTGCTGTTCGGTGTCACCATGTTGCCGCTGGCCGTGTACTCGCCCACCGCCGCGATGACGATGGTCTCCCGGCACCGCGCGACCGTGTTCCCCGGTGCACCCACCATCTTCCAGACCATCCTCGACGCGCCCGACCGGCCCGACCACGACCTGAGCTCCCTGCGACTGGTGGTCACCGGCGCCGCTATCGTCCCGGTGGTGCTGATCGAGCGGATCGCCGCCGAACTGGGCGTCGACACCGTGATCACGGCGTACGGGCTCACCGAATGCTCCGGGTTCGTCTCCACCTGCACCGCCGCCGACGACGCCGTCACCGTCGCCACCACCTGCGGCCGGGCGTTCGCCGGCATGGAGATAGCGCTGTCGGAACAGCGTGAGGTGCTGGCCCGCGGCGACATGGTGATGGTCGGCTACCTCGATGACCCCGACGCGACCGCCGCCACCATCGACGCCGACGGCTGGCTGCACACCGGCGACATCGGCACCATCGACCCCCGCGGCAACCTCACGATCACCGACCGGCTCAAGGACATGTACATCTGCGGCGGATTCAACGTGTACCCCGCCGAGGTGGAACAGGTCCTCGCCCGGTACGACGGCGTCACCGAATCGGCGGTGATCGGCGTACCCGACCAGCGGCTCGGCGAGGTGGGCAAGGCCTTCCTCACGGTGCGGGACGGTGCGGCCGTCGACGAGGAGGCGGTGATCGCCCACTGCCGTGCGCATCTGGCCAACTTCAAGGTGCCCAGGTCGGTGGAGATCGTCGACAACTTCCCGCGCAACGCAGCGGGCAAGATCCTCAAACGCGAACTCGGCTGA
- a CDS encoding helix-turn-helix domain-containing protein: protein MIDADDPRGILYPARLPTFRRVPAPANLAACVRWFWIPVWRLAPGRTSRQNLLPFPASNLVVQHDGITLSGPSTSASYRDLSGYGWAVGALLRPAGIAGIHQAPKQIRDAESTYEAPGLFADVTAAMAAPHSITGQDLAVEHCCHWLRETLPEPGESALLANAMEDIVAADRSVVRVGDLAERLSVSVRTLQRLSDRYVGLPPLAIIRRYRLQEAAARLRAEPDTTVVEVAADLGYADQAHFASDFTRTLGMSPTAYRRDQRA, encoded by the coding sequence ATGATTGACGCCGACGACCCACGGGGAATCCTGTATCCGGCGCGGCTGCCCACGTTCCGCCGGGTACCCGCCCCCGCCAACCTGGCCGCGTGCGTCCGATGGTTCTGGATCCCGGTCTGGCGGCTGGCACCCGGACGGACGTCCCGGCAGAACCTGCTGCCGTTCCCGGCGTCGAATCTGGTCGTGCAGCACGACGGGATCACGCTGTCGGGACCGTCGACCAGCGCCTCGTATCGGGATCTGAGCGGATACGGCTGGGCGGTCGGCGCGCTGCTGCGGCCCGCCGGGATCGCGGGTATCCACCAGGCGCCCAAACAGATCCGCGACGCCGAGAGTACCTACGAGGCACCCGGACTGTTCGCCGACGTCACTGCCGCGATGGCCGCCCCGCACAGCATCACCGGCCAGGATCTGGCCGTCGAACACTGTTGCCACTGGCTGCGCGAGACGTTACCGGAGCCGGGCGAGAGCGCGCTGCTGGCGAATGCGATGGAGGACATCGTGGCCGCGGACAGGTCGGTTGTCCGGGTCGGCGATCTCGCCGAACGCCTCTCGGTGTCGGTGCGGACGCTGCAGCGCCTCAGCGACCGGTACGTGGGCCTGCCGCCACTGGCGATCATCCGCCGATACCGGCTGCAGGAGGCCGCGGCCCGGCTACGCGCCGAACCCGACACCACAGTCGTCGAGGTGGCCGCCGATCTCGGATACGCCGATCAGGCGCACTTCGCTTCCGATTTCACCCGGACGCTGGGGATGTCACCCACCGCATATCGGCGGGATCAGCGCGCATAG
- a CDS encoding SDR family oxidoreductase has translation MSSENSPSRRSPLATPPAETPGHGLLAGRQAVVTAAAGTGIGFSTARRILLEGGDVLISDWHERRLGEARAKLAEEFPERTVAQLTCNVQETAEVDALIAGAVGELGRIDVLVNNAGLGGQTPVAQMTDEEWDRVVDITLTGTFRATRAALRYFGSVEHGGVIVNNASVLGWRAQRGQAHYAAAKAGVMALTRCAAVEAADVGVRINAVAPSIAKHPFLAKVTSDDLLDELAAKEAYGRAAEVWEVAATIAMLASDYTTYLTGEVVSISSQRA, from the coding sequence ATGAGCTCCGAGAATTCCCCGTCGCGTCGCTCGCCGCTGGCGACCCCGCCCGCCGAGACACCCGGGCACGGGCTGCTCGCCGGACGTCAGGCCGTCGTCACCGCGGCCGCCGGCACGGGTATCGGCTTCTCCACCGCCCGCCGCATCCTCCTCGAAGGCGGCGACGTGCTCATCAGCGACTGGCATGAACGCCGACTCGGTGAGGCCCGTGCGAAGCTCGCCGAGGAGTTCCCGGAGCGGACCGTCGCCCAGCTCACCTGCAACGTGCAGGAGACCGCCGAGGTCGACGCGCTGATCGCGGGTGCGGTCGGTGAACTCGGCCGCATCGATGTGCTGGTCAACAACGCCGGCCTCGGTGGCCAGACCCCGGTCGCGCAGATGACCGACGAGGAGTGGGATCGCGTCGTCGACATCACGCTGACCGGCACTTTCCGGGCCACCCGGGCCGCGCTGCGCTACTTCGGTTCCGTCGAGCACGGCGGCGTGATCGTCAACAACGCGTCGGTGCTCGGCTGGCGGGCTCAGCGGGGCCAGGCGCACTACGCCGCGGCCAAGGCCGGTGTGATGGCACTGACCCGTTGTGCCGCAGTCGAAGCCGCTGACGTAGGGGTGCGCATCAACGCCGTCGCCCCATCAATCGCCAAACATCCGTTCCTGGCCAAGGTCACCAGCGACGACCTGCTCGACGAACTCGCCGCCAAGGAGGCCTACGGCCGGGCCGCGGAGGTGTGGGAGGTGGCGGCCACCATCGCGATGCTCGCCAGCGACTACACCACCTACCTCACCGGCGAGGTCGTCTCCATCTCCTCCCAGCGAGCCTGA
- a CDS encoding acyl-CoA dehydrogenase family protein has protein sequence MTTSAERAQGSIDLADRSIDLGAWAESTPGAAEIFAEAVRTWLAENLVGDFARLAGRGGPGSEHEFFAERLAWDRHLAAAGWTCLGWPTRYGGRGATIEQRIIFHREYARADAPARVNHLGEELLGPTLIEFGTEEQKRRFLPHIVDVTELWAQGYSEPGAGSDLAGVSTSARQDNGRWVINGQKIWTSLAHMSQWVFVLCRTDKDSKRHAGLSFLLVPLDQPGITVRPIQQLTGTSEFNEVFFDDAVTDADLIVGAPGDGWSVAMGLLQFERGVSTLGQQVGFARELDDLTEVARARGAIDDPVIAARLARARIGLTVMGAHARRTLGGDITSEAGAASTSKLLWANWHRDLGELAMAVAGAPSLIGPSHTVEGRPNDLHDPEHVELDELQRLWLFTRADTIYGGSNEVQRNIIAERVLGLPREARPS, from the coding sequence ATGACGACAAGTGCCGAGCGTGCGCAGGGGTCGATCGACCTGGCGGATCGGTCGATCGACCTGGGTGCCTGGGCGGAAAGCACACCCGGTGCCGCCGAGATCTTCGCCGAGGCGGTGCGTACCTGGCTCGCCGAGAATCTGGTCGGCGATTTCGCCCGACTGGCCGGCCGCGGCGGACCGGGCAGCGAGCACGAGTTCTTCGCCGAACGTCTCGCCTGGGACCGGCATCTGGCCGCCGCCGGGTGGACCTGCCTGGGCTGGCCCACCCGCTACGGCGGGCGCGGCGCGACGATCGAGCAGCGCATCATCTTCCACCGCGAGTACGCGCGCGCCGACGCCCCCGCCCGCGTCAACCATCTCGGCGAGGAACTGCTCGGTCCCACGCTCATCGAGTTCGGAACCGAAGAGCAGAAGCGGCGCTTCTTGCCGCACATCGTCGACGTCACCGAACTATGGGCGCAAGGCTATTCCGAGCCCGGTGCGGGTTCGGATCTGGCCGGCGTGTCCACCTCGGCCAGGCAGGACAACGGTCGCTGGGTGATCAACGGGCAGAAGATCTGGACGTCGCTGGCGCACATGTCGCAGTGGGTGTTCGTCCTGTGCCGCACCGACAAGGATTCGAAACGCCATGCGGGTCTGAGCTTTTTGCTCGTACCGCTCGATCAGCCCGGGATCACCGTCCGGCCGATCCAACAGCTCACCGGAACCTCGGAATTCAACGAGGTGTTCTTCGATGACGCGGTCACCGACGCCGACCTTATCGTCGGCGCGCCCGGCGACGGGTGGTCGGTGGCGATGGGGCTGCTGCAGTTCGAGCGGGGGGTGTCCACGCTCGGCCAGCAGGTCGGCTTCGCCCGCGAACTCGACGATCTCACCGAGGTCGCGCGCGCCCGTGGTGCCATCGACGATCCGGTGATCGCCGCGCGGCTGGCCCGGGCGAGGATCGGGCTGACCGTGATGGGCGCGCATGCCCGGCGCACGCTCGGCGGCGACATCACCTCCGAGGCGGGTGCGGCATCGACGTCGAAACTGTTGTGGGCCAACTGGCATCGCGATCTGGGGGAGCTGGCGATGGCGGTGGCCGGCGCGCCGTCGCTGATCGGTCCCTCGCACACCGTCGAAGGCCGCCCCAACGATCTGCACGATCCCGAGCATGTCGAGCTGGACGAATTGCAGCGACTGTGGCTGTTCACCCGCGCCGATACGATCTATGGCGGCTCGAATGAGGTGCAGCGCAACATTATCGCCGAGCGAGTGCTCGGCCTACCGAGGGAGGCACGTCCGTCATGA
- a CDS encoding LppX_LprAFG lipoprotein, whose amino-acid sequence MKTQLTPTSRPQRRPGKRSRSLLAATVGAAAVVALAAGCASDDDDDNTGTTTAAASVPSMIETSRAEQPTVSAEDTSALVEQSAQTTRLMQSAHIELKVDDQVRGLPVRSVKGDLTSNPAPAAQGEGTFRINNEDVDVTFIVADGQLFTQNDGSTEYKSLGEASKIYDPAIILDRERGLANLIANVKAPESEGTETINGVEAQKVSGTVDAQVLDPIFPTQGEGKFSGNLPVTLYIDAKAPYNLVKLTITVDSGEINLTTSEWQKEVSISAP is encoded by the coding sequence ATGAAGACTCAACTCACCCCCACCTCGCGGCCACAGCGCCGTCCCGGCAAACGTTCCCGCTCACTGTTGGCCGCAACGGTCGGCGCGGCGGCGGTCGTGGCACTGGCCGCGGGCTGTGCCTCCGACGACGACGATGACAACACGGGCACCACCACGGCCGCGGCCAGCGTCCCGTCGATGATCGAGACCTCCCGCGCCGAACAGCCCACCGTCTCCGCCGAGGACACCTCGGCCCTCGTCGAGCAGAGCGCACAGACCACCCGCCTCATGCAGTCGGCCCACATCGAACTGAAGGTCGACGACCAGGTCCGCGGCCTACCCGTCCGATCGGTCAAGGGCGACCTCACCAGCAACCCGGCGCCCGCCGCCCAGGGTGAGGGCACCTTCCGCATCAACAACGAGGACGTCGACGTCACGTTCATCGTCGCGGACGGCCAGCTGTTCACCCAGAACGACGGCAGCACCGAATACAAGTCGCTCGGCGAGGCATCCAAGATCTACGACCCGGCGATCATCCTCGACCGCGAACGCGGCCTGGCCAACCTCATCGCCAACGTCAAGGCACCCGAGTCCGAAGGCACCGAGACCATCAACGGCGTCGAGGCACAGAAGGTGAGCGGCACCGTCGATGCCCAGGTCCTGGACCCGATCTTCCCGACGCAGGGCGAGGGCAAATTCTCGGGCAACCTGCCCGTCACCCTCTACATCGACGCCAAGGCGCCGTACAACCTGGTGAAACTGACCATCACCGTCGACAGTGGCGAGATCAACCTCACCACCTCCGAATGGCAGAAGGAAGTCAGCATCTCCGCGCCGTAG